AGTCTGCAGACGTGATAAAGAACACAGCAATCAGGATCAATGACATAATAGATGTCAGCATCGTCAGCGGATAGTGGTCGAGTGTTCCAAACAGCATCGTTTCACTTGATAACTTCGCGACATCGAATATGCCTTTTTGCTGAATATCCATAGCCGATACGCCAAAGATAGAGAACCATAGGAACGCAAGAATACATGGTGTTACCAAGACGCCGATCAAAAATTCACGAATCGTCCGCCCACGGGATACCCGGGCAATGAAAATGCCCACAAATGGAGACCAGGAAATCCACCATGCCCAATAGAAAATCGTCCAGCCGTTAATCCATTCACGTTTCTCAAGTTCGTACGGCGTCAGTCTGAAGCTCATTTGCACGATGTTTTGAATATACTGTCCGATAGAATCTGTAAAAGAGTTCATAATCAATACGGTAGGGCCTGCAAACAGCACAAACAGCATTAACAGTCCAGCCAATACCATATTGGTGTTGCTTAAATACTTAATGCCTTTTCCGAGTCCGGTCCATGAAGAAGCCAAGAAAAGGATCGTAACAACAGTTATCAAAATCAATTGAACGAGAAAGTTATTTGGTATCCCAAATAAGTAATGCAATCCGCCATTGATTTGAGTTGCCCCGATACCAAGGCTTGTCGCTACCCCGGCGACTGTGGCAAAAACAGCGATACAGTCAATCAGTTTTCCGATCGGGCCGTTCACTTTATCACCGAGAATCGGTGACAGCGTGCTGCTGATTAATCCAGGAGCGCCTTTTCGGAATTGGAAATAGGCAATGCATAATGCCACAACGGCATAAATGGCCCAAGCGTGCAGACCCCAGTGGAAAAACGTATAACGGAGCGCATCTCTGAAGGCTTGGGGGGTTTCTGTTTCACCTGATGGAGAGCTAATTGCGTAATGGCTGATCGGTTCAGCCGCACCATAGAATACTAAGCCGATTCCCATGCCTGCGCTGAACAGCATGGCAAACCATGATAATAACCCGAATTCCGGTTTTTCATCGGGCCTACCGAGTTTAATTTTTCCGATCGGGCTGAAAATCAAAAACAGACAGAACCCGACAAATAACGAAACAACTAAAAGATAATACCAGCCAAACGAATTGGTGATAAAAGCTTGCGCAGATTGGGATACGTTTTGCAGGCTGTCAGGAGACACAACGCCCCACAATACAGCAGCAGCTGTGATCACAATCACAATCCAAAATACACTAGATATATTTTTCAAATATTCTCACCCTCTAAATTTTTTGTGTACGCCTATATCTTGCTCGCAGGCTTAGTATGGTCGTACGATGGCAGATCATTCCTCTCTTAAAATTACCCCGCAATCAGGTGAAACAAAACAAGTCTCACAGTACCATGAATGCGGAGAATTTTCAAATGTTCAGCGTTTTGTAAAAATTTGAAAAGGCTGGTCAAGAGCGGGCAAAGTGACCGGCATTGAGCCCCGCAAGCCTTCCTGTTACAAGGGCGGAGGTAATATTGTAGCCTCCTGTGTACCCGTGGATATCGAGAATTTCACCGCAAAAATACAGCCCCGCCATTTTTTTAGAAGCCATCTTTTTCGGGTCAATTTCTTTTACAGATACCCCGCCGCCTGTGACGAATGCCTTGTCGAGTGACAGTGTGCCGTTTGCGAGTACGGTAAACTGTTTGCAGTCCTTGACAAATTGTCTGAAAGGCTCCTTCGGCAGCTCAGAAAACGATACGTCCGGAGAGATGCCGTTTTTTTCGAGCAAGAATAGAAGATAGCGCTCCTGCATCCAGGGCTTCAGTACGTTTTTAATGGTTTTTTTCGGTGCTTCCTTCAGTTCTTTATACATCTTTTGGAATAACGTTTCTTCATTGATATCCGGATACAAATCAATTTTGATCGGCACTTGCGGCTGTTTTTTCAGCTCTTTCACGACAAATTGGCTGCATCTGAGAATGGCCGGTCCTGAGAGGCCGAAATGGGTAAACAGCATGTCCATTTTATGTGTGATAACCGGTTTTCCTTTTTTATTTAACACACTGACGGCAACATTTCTTAGTGATAAGCCCTGAAGTGTTTTTTGCTTGATGAACGGCTCGGCAGATGTGACGGGAACTTCTGTCGGGAACAGCTCTGTAATGGTATGGCCCGCAGCTTCAGCCCATTCATATCCGTCTCCCGTGCTTCCAGTATGAGGAACACTTTTCCCGCCGACAGCGATAATGACTGCCTGGCTATGGATCATTTCGCCGTTATTCGTCACAATCCCTGCTGTTTGTCCATCTTCATAGATAACAGATTTAATTTTCTCATTCGTTCGGATGGTTACGCGGAGCTGTTTCAGCCTGCTTAACAACGCGTCGACAACACTTTGCGCTTTGTCTGTCACAGGAAACATCCGGCCGTGATCCTCTTCCTTCAATTGAATGCCGAGCTGTTCAAAAAACTTGATAATGTCTTCATTATTAAATTCAGAAAACGCGCTGTACAAAAAACGGCCGTTGCCTGGGATATGCTTAATGATTTCTTCGACAGGAAGGCGGTTCGTCACATTGCAGCGGCCGCCTCCGGAAATCGCGAGTTTCCGCCCTAGCTTATTTCCTTTATCTATCAGCAACACATCAGCGCCCTGTTCTCCTGCAGCAATTGCGGCCATCAATCCTGAAGGGCCTCCGCCGATTACGATTACGTCAAACTGTTTCATCTTTATCATCAACTTTCTTTTTCCATTTCGTCTGCGGACACCCCGTCCTCAATACTATTATAGCGAAAGAAAGCCTCTCCTTAAACGTCTTTTGCCGGGAACCTGAATCATTCACAAGATTGCTTTTGTATTTATTACCGTCTAAATGCCTAGTTGTGGTAAAATAGAAAAGTTGAATCTTCGTAGAAAATGGTGATGAAGAAACATGTCAAGCAAACTGTTAAGAGGCACGTTTGTGTTAACGCTCGGTACATATATATCGCGGATTCTTGGAATGGTCTATTTAATTCCTTTCAGCATTATGGTCGGGGCGACAGGCGGTGCATTATTTCAATACGGATACAACCAATACACATTATTTTTGAATATTGCCACGATGGGCTTTCCGGCCGCCGTTTCTAAATTTGTTTCTAAATATAATTCCAAAGGGGACTATGAAACAAGCAGAAAAATGCTTAAGGCGGGCATGTCGATTATGCTTGTCACCGGAATGATTGCCTTTTTCATTTTGTATTTATCCGCGCCGTTTTTTGCGGAAATATCGCTGGGAGGCAAAGATAATAACGGCCTGACAATTGACCATGTCGTTTATGTCATCCGCATGGTCAGCTTAGCGCTTTTGGTCGTGCCGATTATGAGCCTTGTCCGCGGATTCTTTCAAGGGCACCAAATGATGGGGCCTACGGCTGTTTCTCAAGTCGTTGAACAGATTGTCCGCATCATCTTTTTATTGAGTGCGACATTCTTGATCTTGAAGGTTTTGAACGGCGGCCTTGTGATCGCTGTAGGGTATGCGACCTTCGCAGCGCTGATCGGCGCCTTCGGTGGACTGATCGTGCTGTATATTTATTGGAATAAACGGAAGGGCAGCCTGCTGGCGATGATGCCGAATACAGGGCCGACAGCAAACTTAAGCTACAAGCAAATGTTTTTCGAACTGTTCAGCTATGCCGCTCCGTACGTTTTTGTCGGACTAGCCATCCCTTTGTATAACTATATTGATACAAATACGTTTAACAAAGCGATGATCGAAGCCGGACATCAAGCCATCAGCCAGGACATGATGGCGATTCTTACCTTGTATGTGCAGAAGCTCGTGATGATTCCGGTTTCTCTTGCAACAGCTTTCGGATTGACATTAATTCCAACGATTACTGAATCGTTTACAAGCAGAAACTATAAGCTGTTGAATCAGCAGATTAATCAAACGATGCAGACGATCCTGTTTTTAATTATTCCGGCAGTTGTCGGGATTTCAGTATTGGCGGGACCGACATATACGTTCTTTTACGGATCAGAGAGCCTTCTTCCTGATCTGGGGGCAAATATTTTGTTTTGGTATTCGCCAGTCGCGGTTTTGTTCTCTTTATTTACGGTCAACGCAGCCATTCTGCAGGGCATCAATAAACAAAAATTTGCGGTTGTCAGCCTTGTGATCGGCGTCGTGATCAAGCTTGTGCTGAATATTCCGCTGATTAAGCTGATGCAGGCTGACGGCGCGATTTTAGCAACGGCGCTTGGATATAGCGCGTCGCTTTTGTACGGATTTATCATGATCAAACGCCATGCGGGCTATTCGTATAAGATTCTAGTCAAACGGACTGTGCTGATGCTCGTCTTGTCAGCCATTATGGGTATAGCCGTGAAAATCGTACAGTGGGTGCTAAGCTTTTTTATTTCCTACCAAGATGGTCAAGTGCAAGCTGCGATCGTTGTCATGATTGCGGCTGGTGTTGGCGGCGCAGTCTACCTGTATTGCGGCTACCGGATAGGGTTTTTGCAGAAAATATTAGGCCGCCGTTTGCCCGGGTTTTTAAAGAAAGGCAGACATGCCGGCTAATGAACAAGATCATCAAGAAACAGAGGGCTCGCATGCTGCGGGCTTTCTTTTATAAAGGAGAGATTTGGGAATGAGACTTGATAAGCTGCTTGCCAACAGCGGATATGGCTCCAGAAAAGAAGTCAAAGCTGTTGTGAAGGCGGGGGCCGTCATGGTCGACGGAAAACCGGCCAAAGATGTAAAGGCGCACGTTGATCCTGATGCGCAAGAGGTTACTGTATACGGGGAACCGGTTGATTACCGGGAATTCATTTATCTCATGATGAATAAGCCGCAGGGAGTGCTGTCTGCGACTGAGGACAGCCGCCAGCGGACAGTGGTCGATCTGCTGACGCCGGAAGAGATGAGATTTGAGCCCTTTCCTGCCGGCAGGCTTGATAAGGATACAGAGGGCTTTTTGCTGCTCACAAATGACGGCCAGCTGGCACATCGGCTTCTATCGCCTAAAAAGCATGTTCCAAAAACGTATGAAGTCCATTTGCAATCACAGATTTCACCGGAAGCTATCGCGGATCTGGAAGCGGGTGTCTACATAGAAGGCGGCTATAAAACAAAGCCGGCAAAAGCGGAAGTCAAGACAAACGACAACGGCAATACCGTGATTTACCTGACGATTACTGAAGGGAAATACCATCAGGTCAAGCAGATGGCAAAGGCGGTCGGCAATGAAGTGATGTATTTGAAACGGCTATCAATGGGGCGTGTTTCTTTGGATCCTGCCTTGGCGCCGGGAGAATACCGTGAGCTTACAGAAGAAGAACTTCATTGGCTGAATGAGCCGCAGGCATAAAAAAATCCCGCATTTTCGATATGCGGGATTTTTTATCTATAAGCACACAAAAACAAGGCTCAGACGGTCTTCGCCTTGTATCGATCAGGCCGCTATCAGGCGGCCCTATGTAATATGCAATGTTTATGATGTAATCTTTACTTTCTTTCTCGTTGTCTCCCACTTGCCACGGCTTGGACTATGAACAAGATCATTATATGCCAACACATTTAAGTCTCTTTGAATTGTTCTAGGTGTAATGCCGAATTCGTCAACCAGTTCCTGTGTTGTCACAAGGCCTTTTTCTTGGATAAACATGTAAACTGATTTAATTCGAGTTAGCATACGGTTTGTTGAAGGTTTCAAAAAACCACTCCCTATCATAAGATCGGATGGACTTGACTAACCACAACTCACGACTATCAACTGCGTACGAATAGCAACAAAGGCAGACATTTTTTCGTTTTTAGATAATTCGCCCTCATTATACACGATATCGCAGCGATGAATCTAGGGATAACTCCTATTAATTTTTTCCAATTTGAGCTGGGCGGCCATCCTTGTTGGATTACTATGTATTTCGGCACAATATTATTATGGTTAAAGAAACTTTTTTTATTCTGTTCCGTAGTAAATTCTGGAGGAGGAGTGAAAATTGACAAAATTGCTTGAGGCTTCAATAGAACAGGCAGGATATACAAGCCGAAAAAAAGTGCTCAACGATGTTTTTCTGGAAGTCGGAAAAGGGGAGCTTGTCGGGCTGATCGGAGCAAACGGAGCTGGAAAAAGCACCGCTATCAAAGCGATACTCGGCCTTTCAGAAGACTTTAAAGGGCATATTGACTGGAATGACTGTTCATTTGCCTATATTCCGGAGCACCCCTCTTTTTACGAAGAACTGACGTTGTGGGAGCATTTGGATTTGGTCAGCACGCTCCGCGGTATGGAGGAGAGTGAATTTGCGCCGCGGGCCGAAAGCTTGCTTCAGGCGTTTTCGCTTGATCATGTCATGCACGAGCTGCCTGTCACCTTTTCAAAAGGCATGCAGCAAAAACTGATGCTCATTCAAGCTTTTCTTTCTAAGCCGGAAATGTATGTGATTGATGAACCATTTATCGGCCTTGATCCGATTTCAACGAAACGTTTTGTGGACATGCTTAAAGATGAAAAACAAAGGGGAGCCGGCATTCTTATGTGTACACATGTACTCGATACTGCAGAAAAAATCTGTGACCGGTTTTACATGATTGAGAAGGGCTCTTTGTTTCTCCAAGGTACATTACAAGATATTCAGGAACAGGCCGGACTAGTGGGGCAGTCGTTGCTAGACTGCTTTTATAAGGCGGTCCAAGGTGATCAGTCATGAACGGGCGATCGTTCTTTTTTCGAAGGCTGCTTGACTACTATAGGTATCAAATTAAGGTATTGCATGCGGTCATTGACTGGACAGTCGCTCTCTATATTGTTTTACCGGCGCTTGCTTTTGTCATCTATCAATATATCGATTTGATGAACGGAAGAGGCCTTATTTATGAGTGGTCTGAGATGATGGAATGGAGATGGCTGTATGCTGTGTGTGTGCTGATCGTGTGCACGGGCTCGGTCCATACGTTTTTAATGGAAGCGGACAACGTGTTTTTGCTGCAAAAGAAAGAGATAATCTATCAGCTCAAACGGTACGCGCTGGTGTATTCTTTTTTGGTCACGCTGGCCAAATGGATGCTGCTCTTTTTCATTGCTCTTCCCTTCATTAGTTTTTCTGTTCACATCACATGGGCAGAAAGCGCGGCTTTATTTTGCTATCTGTTTGGCCTTCATATGTTCTTCTTATCCTTAAAGCAAGATAGGATCAGAAAGCCGCGCTCCATGTCTAGCCGGATTGCCGACGTTTTTGTCAGAGCCGTTCTTTTCTCTGGTTCTGCGGTCCTGATCGTTTTCGCTGAGTGGGGATTGCTTGCGCTCATCGGCACTTTGTTTTTGATTGTCTCCCTGGTCCGCGGTTTGAAAAAGGCAGCATCGTTCTCAGCTTTTGAAGCAGAGGTGACTGAAGAGACAAAAAGCCGGCTTGCGCTTGCCGGGCTTGTGATGATGATGAGCCAGAAGTCGGAAGTGCCGAAAGTGAAAGACAGGATGAGAAGGAAGCCGTTAGTATACCGGCATTCAAGAAGGATATTTAAAAGAAGGACAATTGAGACAGGCTATAAGGAATTGTTTTTGAAAGTTTTTTTGAGAAATGGCGAGTATATAAGGCGGATGTGCATGCTGTTGTCAGCATTCATCATTCTCATCTTTGTCTCCCCGATCTGGTTGAAGCTGATTGCGATTCTGGTGTATACAGGTGTTTGCCGTTATATCCTTGCGCTTATCTTTGACAAAGTGATGGATGCGCCTATTTTAATTGGCGCCGATAAAGAAAGTGATGAGTATTACCGATCTAGAAAAAGCTGTATGAATACCCTGCACTATGCATTTGTCGCCTGCTGCTTTTTAGCGGCCGCTGTTTCTTTATTGTTTACATAAAAAACCCAAACGCTGCCGTTTGGGTTTTCTGTATATGCTATAAGATAAACAGCTGAATGAAAAACAGAATGGCGAAAACGATCACGAGCGGATGAATCTCTCTCCATTTTCCGCGCGCTGCTTTTACAATTGGGTACGAAATAAAGCCAAGCGCGATGCCTGTAGAAATGCTGGATGTCAAAGGCATCGACAGAATGACGAGAAACGCAGGAAATGCTTCGTCCATCTCTTTCCAGTTCATATTGGAAACCGAGCGCATCATCAGGCTGCCGACGATAATTAAAGCAGGGGAGGTGATGGCGGCTATGCCGGATAAGGCACTGACAAGCGGACTAAAAAACATTGAAACCCCAAACAGCACCGCAACAGTCAAAGCGGTAAGCCCTGTTCTTCCCCCGGCTGCGACACCTGCGGAAGATTCAACAAATGCGGTCGTTGGGCTTGTGCCGAAAACAGCCCCTACTGTTGTCGCCGTTGAATCAGCAAGCAGCGCTTTTCGCACATTCGGCAGCTTGTTATTTTTCATCAGCCCGGCTTGCTCTGCTACGCCGATCATCGTGCCTGTCGTATCAAATATCGTGACCAGAAGAAAAGAAAAGACAACAGCGTACAGGCCGTGATGAATGACATCGCCAAAAGCGGAAAACGGATTTGAAATGATCAGGCCGTCCGGCAAATGAGGAAGCGACATAAACCCCTTAGGCAAATGCAGCTGGCCGGTAAAAAAGGCGATCAAAGCAGTCGCTGCCATTCCGATAAATAAGGCGCCGCTTACGTTCAAAACCATCAAGACCACACTGATCAAAAGCCCGATCAGCGTTAAAATCACACCCGGTGAATGCAAATTGCCGAGAGTAACCAAGTTTGATTCATCAGCCGCCACAATTCCCGCCTGCCGCAAGCCGATAAAAGCGATAAACAGCCCGATCCCGGTTGTGATCCCGTATTTTAAATTGTTTGGAATCGCTTCTATCAGTTGTTTTCTTAAAGGCGTTAACGATAGAATAATGAAGAGAACCCCTGCTGTAAATACGGCGCTGAAAGCTGTTGCGTATGTGATGCCGCCATCGCTTGCGCTTACGACATGAAAGGCTAAATAAGCGTTCAAGCCCATGCCGGGCGCAATAGCAATCGGATAATTTGCTGCCAGGGCCATCCACAGCGTTCCGACAATGGAGGCAATAATCGTTGCGGTGAAAACCTGGTCGAAAGGAACCCCGGCGTTAGCCAGAATGACCGGATTAACCACAACGATATAGACCATGGTGAAAAAGGTTGTCAGCCCTGCTATGATTTCTTGCTTTATGGACGTTTGCTGCTCTTTTAGATGAAACATAGTATCCTCCAATTACGAACGTTTTAACAAAACACCATTAATATTATTCGTTTTATTTGGTTTTTGCAAGTGATTTCTTGCGGAAAGGGGATCATGATGAACTGGGAAGTTGAAGTGATCAGAAAAAAAGAGGATTTAATTCGTGATACACAGGCATTTTTGAGAATCAACAGTGTGATGGATGAAACAACCGCCGGACCCGGCAAACCGTTTGGAAAAGGAGTAAACGCCAGCCTGACTTCCTTGCTGGAGCTTGGAGAAAAAGAAGGCTTTACAACAAAAAATCTTGACGGCTTCGCAGGCCATATTGAATGGGGCCAGGGGGATGACATTGTCGGCGTACTTTGTCATGTTGACGTCGTACCGCCGGGAGACGGGTGGACAAGTGATCCGTTTTCAGCTGATATTCGTAACGGACGGATTTATGCAAGGGGCGCCATTGATGACAAAGGTCCGACAATGGCTGCGTTCTACGCGCTGAAAATCGTGAAAGACATGAACCTGCCGCTGTCCAAGCGTGTCAGAATCATTATCGGAACAGATGAAGAAAGCGATTGGAGATGCGTGGAGCATTATTTCAAGCATGAAGAAATGCCAACGCTGGGTTTTGCGCCTGACGCCGATTTTCCGATTATTAACGCGGAAAAAGGGATCATTGATGCTTCATTGCTCATCCCGCATCGCTCAAAGCAAGCTGATTCTGAGGCATTGCTTGTCTCGTTTCAGTCAGGCCTTCGCCTGAACATGGTGCCTGACGCTGCGGAAGCTGTCATTGAAGGACCGAAACAAGAAGAGATTCTTGCTTCGTTTAAAGACATGCTTCGCACAACGGATCAAAAAGGGGAAGCTGACATAAAGAACGGACAGCTCATTTTGCGTATGTACGGGCTTTCCTGCCATGCGATGGAACCGAACAATGGAATCAATGCCGGCATTTTATTGTGTGAATTTCTGCAGCAGGCTGAGCTTGACGAAGCAGGACAGCGATTTGTGCAAGTTGTGACAGATAAGTTTTCAGGCGATACGAGAGGAAAGAACCTGAATGTTGATTGCGAGGATGACATTAGCGGAGAGCTGACATTAAATGTCGGGACGCTGCGCTATACGAAAGGGCAAGGAGGCGAGCTTGGCATCAATATCCGCTATCCTGTGACTGCAGAAAGCAAAGTGATCCGTGATGCATTCGAAAGCGCCTCTGAATTTGAGCTGGGAGAATTCAAAGACAGCAAGCCGCATCACGTGTCAGCAGACCATCCGTTAGTCAAAACCCTGCAAAAGGTTTATGAAGGCCAGCTGGGCAAAAAAGCTGATTTAATCTCAATCGGCGGGGGGACTTATGCCAGATCTTTAAAAGCCGGTGTCGCGTTCGGCCCGCTCTTCCCCGGACGCCCTGACAGCGCACACCAAAAGGATGAATATATTGAAATCGATGATTTGCTGAGATCGACAGCGTTATATGCGCAGGCGATCTACGAGCTTGCAAAATAAAAGACGGGCTTCTTCTGAAGCCCGTCCCAGCGTGTCGATAAACCCTCGCATTCGTTGTCAGTCCTGCGCGTTGGTGCTCACGAATTGCTACATTCGCTGTGCTCCAATGCTCGTCCTTCCTAGACTTCAAGGGTTTTCAATCACGCTGAAAAGATACAAAGTCATAAAACGAAAACCGTTTTATGACTTTGTCAACAATCTGAGACGGGCTTCTTCTGAAGCCCGTCCTTTTTTAAATAAATGACCATAAATCAGTTGATAAATACCGTTCTCCCGTATCGGCTGTCATGCAGACCACGACTTGGTCAGGAGAGAGGCGTTTCGCTGTTTCGATTGCCGCATAGCAGGCAGCGCCTGATGAAGGGCCGACAAGTATTCCTTCTTCGGCAGCAAGGCGCCTAGTCGTCGTATAGGCGTCTTCATCAGAGATTTTAATAATTTCGTCATAGACGTCTTGATTTAAAATGGGAGGAATAAAGCCCGGGCTTGTCCCTACAAGCTTATGTGCGCCGGGCTTTCCTCCGGATAATACAGGCGAACCCGCGGGCTCAACAACATGAACCGTGATATCCGGGAAAAGCTCTTTGAGCGCTTCGCCTGTTCCTGTAATGGTTCCTCCTGTTCCGGAAGAGGCGACAAAAGCGCCGAGCGGTTTGCCGATTTCCTCTATTGCCCGGGCAATTTCAGGCGCCGTTGTTTTTCGGTGCGCGTCAGGATTTGCAGTGTTATCAAACTGCATGGGAATATAGCTGTTCGGAATTTGTTCAGCAAGCTCTTTTGCTTTTTTGATGCTGCCCGGCATTCTTTCCGCTCCGGGTGTTAACACAACCTCTGCGCCGTAAGCTTTAAGAAGGTTGATTCGTTCCTTTGTCATCGTATCAGGCATGACTAAGATTGCCTTGTAGCCGCGTGCCGCCGCATTCATGGCGAGCCCGATGCCGGTATTTCCGCTAGTCGGCTCTATAATCACTGATCCCGGTTTGAGCAAACCGTTTTGTTCTGCTTCTATTATCATATGATAAGCGGCTCTGTCTTTCACACTGCCGCTCGGATTGAAAAATTCAAGCTTTAAATAGACTTGTGCCGCGTTTTCCGGCTGAAGCCGATTCAATCTCACAAGCGGTGTATCTCCAATCAGATCAGCTGTATTTTCAACGATTTTCAACATTGTCATTCCTTTCTGAATAAA
The Bacillus vallismortis genome window above contains:
- the murJ gene encoding lipid II flippase MurJ, which codes for MSSKLLRGTFVLTLGTYISRILGMVYLIPFSIMVGATGGALFQYGYNQYTLFLNIATMGFPAAVSKFVSKYNSKGDYETSRKMLKAGMSIMLVTGMIAFFILYLSAPFFAEISLGGKDNNGLTIDHVVYVIRMVSLALLVVPIMSLVRGFFQGHQMMGPTAVSQVVEQIVRIIFLLSATFLILKVLNGGLVIAVGYATFAALIGAFGGLIVLYIYWNKRKGSLLAMMPNTGPTANLSYKQMFFELFSYAAPYVFVGLAIPLYNYIDTNTFNKAMIEAGHQAISQDMMAILTLYVQKLVMIPVSLATAFGLTLIPTITESFTSRNYKLLNQQINQTMQTILFLIIPAVVGISVLAGPTYTFFYGSESLLPDLGANILFWYSPVAVLFSLFTVNAAILQGINKQKFAVVSLVIGVVIKLVLNIPLIKLMQADGAILATALGYSASLLYGFIMIKRHAGYSYKILVKRTVLMLVLSAIMGIAVKIVQWVLSFFISYQDGQVQAAIVVMIAAGVGGAVYLYCGYRIGFLQKILGRRLPGFLKKGRHAG
- the pepV gene encoding dipeptidase PepV produces the protein MNWEVEVIRKKEDLIRDTQAFLRINSVMDETTAGPGKPFGKGVNASLTSLLELGEKEGFTTKNLDGFAGHIEWGQGDDIVGVLCHVDVVPPGDGWTSDPFSADIRNGRIYARGAIDDKGPTMAAFYALKIVKDMNLPLSKRVRIIIGTDEESDWRCVEHYFKHEEMPTLGFAPDADFPIINAEKGIIDASLLIPHRSKQADSEALLVSFQSGLRLNMVPDAAEAVIEGPKQEEILASFKDMLRTTDQKGEADIKNGQLILRMYGLSCHAMEPNNGINAGILLCEFLQQAELDEAGQRFVQVVTDKFSGDTRGKNLNVDCEDDISGELTLNVGTLRYTKGQGGELGINIRYPVTAESKVIRDAFESASEFELGEFKDSKPHHVSADHPLVKTLQKVYEGQLGKKADLISIGGGTYARSLKAGVAFGPLFPGRPDSAHQKDEYIEIDDLLRSTALYAQAIYELAK
- a CDS encoding ABC transporter permease, producing MNGRSFFFRRLLDYYRYQIKVLHAVIDWTVALYIVLPALAFVIYQYIDLMNGRGLIYEWSEMMEWRWLYAVCVLIVCTGSVHTFLMEADNVFLLQKKEIIYQLKRYALVYSFLVTLAKWMLLFFIALPFISFSVHITWAESAALFCYLFGLHMFFLSLKQDRIRKPRSMSSRIADVFVRAVLFSGSAVLIVFAEWGLLALIGTLFLIVSLVRGLKKAASFSAFEAEVTEETKSRLALAGLVMMMSQKSEVPKVKDRMRRKPLVYRHSRRIFKRRTIETGYKELFLKVFLRNGEYIRRMCMLLSAFIILIFVSPIWLKLIAILVYTGVCRYILALIFDKVMDAPILIGADKESDEYYRSRKSCMNTLHYAFVACCFLAAAVSLLFT
- a CDS encoding DeoR family transcriptional regulator; its protein translation is MKPSTNRMLTRIKSVYMFIQEKGLVTTQELVDEFGITPRTIQRDLNVLAYNDLVHSPSRGKWETTRKKVKITS
- a CDS encoding ABC transporter ATP-binding protein, which translates into the protein MTKLLEASIEQAGYTSRKKVLNDVFLEVGKGELVGLIGANGAGKSTAIKAILGLSEDFKGHIDWNDCSFAYIPEHPSFYEELTLWEHLDLVSTLRGMEESEFAPRAESLLQAFSLDHVMHELPVTFSKGMQQKLMLIQAFLSKPEMYVIDEPFIGLDPISTKRFVDMLKDEKQRGAGILMCTHVLDTAEKICDRFYMIEKGSLFLQGTLQDIQEQAGLVGQSLLDCFYKAVQGDQS
- a CDS encoding NAD(P)/FAD-dependent oxidoreductase, producing the protein MKQFDVIVIGGGPSGLMAAIAAGEQGADVLLIDKGNKLGRKLAISGGGRCNVTNRLPVEEIIKHIPGNGRFLYSAFSEFNNEDIIKFFEQLGIQLKEEDHGRMFPVTDKAQSVVDALLSRLKQLRVTIRTNEKIKSVIYEDGQTAGIVTNNGEMIHSQAVIIAVGGKSVPHTGSTGDGYEWAEAAGHTITELFPTEVPVTSAEPFIKQKTLQGLSLRNVAVSVLNKKGKPVITHKMDMLFTHFGLSGPAILRCSQFVVKELKKQPQVPIKIDLYPDINEETLFQKMYKELKEAPKKTIKNVLKPWMQERYLLFLLEKNGISPDVSFSELPKEPFRQFVKDCKQFTVLANGTLSLDKAFVTGGGVSVKEIDPKKMASKKMAGLYFCGEILDIHGYTGGYNITSALVTGRLAGLNAGHFARS
- a CDS encoding pseudouridine synthase, producing the protein MRLDKLLANSGYGSRKEVKAVVKAGAVMVDGKPAKDVKAHVDPDAQEVTVYGEPVDYREFIYLMMNKPQGVLSATEDSRQRTVVDLLTPEEMRFEPFPAGRLDKDTEGFLLLTNDGQLAHRLLSPKKHVPKTYEVHLQSQISPEAIADLEAGVYIEGGYKTKPAKAEVKTNDNGNTVIYLTITEGKYHQVKQMAKAVGNEVMYLKRLSMGRVSLDPALAPGEYRELTEEELHWLNEPQA
- the pbuO gene encoding hypoxanthine/guanine permease PbuO, producing MFHLKEQQTSIKQEIIAGLTTFFTMVYIVVVNPVILANAGVPFDQVFTATIIASIVGTLWMALAANYPIAIAPGMGLNAYLAFHVVSASDGGITYATAFSAVFTAGVLFIILSLTPLRKQLIEAIPNNLKYGITTGIGLFIAFIGLRQAGIVAADESNLVTLGNLHSPGVILTLIGLLISVVLMVLNVSGALFIGMAATALIAFFTGQLHLPKGFMSLPHLPDGLIISNPFSAFGDVIHHGLYAVVFSFLLVTIFDTTGTMIGVAEQAGLMKNNKLPNVRKALLADSTATTVGAVFGTSPTTAFVESSAGVAAGGRTGLTALTVAVLFGVSMFFSPLVSALSGIAAITSPALIIVGSLMMRSVSNMNWKEMDEAFPAFLVILSMPLTSSISTGIALGFISYPIVKAARGKWREIHPLVIVFAILFFIQLFIL
- the opuD gene encoding glycine betaine transporter OpuD; the protein is MKNISSVFWIVIVITAAAVLWGVVSPDSLQNVSQSAQAFITNSFGWYYLLVVSLFVGFCLFLIFSPIGKIKLGRPDEKPEFGLLSWFAMLFSAGMGIGLVFYGAAEPISHYAISSPSGETETPQAFRDALRYTFFHWGLHAWAIYAVVALCIAYFQFRKGAPGLISSTLSPILGDKVNGPIGKLIDCIAVFATVAGVATSLGIGATQINGGLHYLFGIPNNFLVQLILITVVTILFLASSWTGLGKGIKYLSNTNMVLAGLLMLFVLFAGPTVLIMNSFTDSIGQYIQNIVQMSFRLTPYELEKREWINGWTIFYWAWWISWSPFVGIFIARVSRGRTIREFLIGVLVTPCILAFLWFSIFGVSAMDIQQKGIFDVAKLSSETMLFGTLDHYPLTMLTSIMSLILIAVFFITSADSATFVLGMQTTYGSLNPATSVKFSWGVIQSAVAAVLLYSGGLSALQNTAILAALPFSIVILLMIVALYKSLAKERKEIRQAEKLQKPRSPRVKKA